From a single Nicotiana tomentosiformis chromosome 2, ASM39032v3, whole genome shotgun sequence genomic region:
- the LOC104097766 gene encoding cytochrome P450 76A2-like produces the protein MEWEWSYLFFSTIIFLPVLLLIFPKKKAISSSYRLPPGPPGLPIFGNMFELGTLPYKKVAVLKQKYGPVLWLKIGPSINSMVVQTAQAAADLFKNHDISFADRCPVDVNQAHNYYQGSMALGQYGSFWRFQRRICTVEMFVNKKINETVSVRRKCVNDMVKWIEKEANVVKKGSGIELTRFVFLASFNMLGNLIFSKDLADPDSEEASDFFNAMKGIMEWSGIPNVSDIFPSLKRFDLQSLRKKMTRDMGKAMEFGSAFLKEREEERIKGGEKRDKDFLDVLLEFEGTGKDEPAKLSEHEIKILVMEMFLAGSETTSSSVEWALTELLRHPEAMAKVKEELSKVVGPNKKFEESDIDNLPYMQAILKESLRLHPPLPFLIPRSTIQDTKFMGYDIPKGTQVLVNVWAIGRDPECWDDPMSFKPERFLGSKIDVKGQNYELMPFGAGRRMCVGLPLGHRMMHFALGSLLHEFDWELPDGVSPKSINMDESLGVTARKRHSLKVIPKKA, from the exons ATGGAATGGGAATGGAGCTATCTATTTTTTTCTACAATCATTTTCTTACCAGTTCTTCTACTAATATTTCCCAAGAAAAAGGCTATTTCTTCTTCCTATAGGTTACCTCCAGGACCACCAGGATTACCAATTTTTGGTAATATGTTTGAACTAGGAACTTTGCCATACAAAAAAGTTGCAGTTCTAAAACAGAAATATGGTCCTGTTTTGTGGTTAAAAATTGGTCCTTCTATTAATTCTATGGTAGTTCAAACAGCTCAAGCTGCTGCAGACTTATTCAAAAACCATGATATTTCCTTTGCAGATAGATGTCCTGTTGATGTGAATCAGGCACATAATTACTATCAAGGGTCAATGGCTTTAGGCCAATATGGTTCGTTTTGGCGCTTTCAAAGGCGGATATGTACTGTTGAAATGTTTGTAAACAAAAAGATAAATGAAACAGTGTCCGTTAGACGCAAATGTGTAAATGATATGGTTAAATGGATTGAGAAAGAAGCAAATGTCGTGAAAAAAGGAAGTGGGATTGAGTTAACGCGTTTTGTATTTCTTGCATCGTTTAATATGTTAGGGAATTTGATTTTTTCAAAAGACTTGGCGGATCCAGACTCAGAGGAGGCCTCGGATTTCTTCAATGCCATGAAAGGAATTATGGAATGGTCAGGTATTCCTAATGTTTCTGATATATTTCCAAGTCTTAAAAGATTTGATTTACAAAGTTTGAGAAAGAAGATGACGCGAGATATGGGAAAGGCCATGGAATTTGGATCTGCATTTCTTAAGGAACGAGAGGAAGAGCGAATCAAAGGCGGGGAGAAAAGGGATAAAGATTTCTTGGATGTTTTGCTTGAATTTGAGGGCACTGGAAAAGATGAACCAGCTAAATTATCTGAACATGAGATCAAAATATTAGTAATG GAAATGTTTTTAGCCGGTTCAGAGACGACTAGCAGCAGCGTAGAATGGGCGCTAACGGAGCTCCTCCGTCACCCCGAAGCAATGGCCAAAGTGAAAGAAGAGTTATCAAAAGTAGTAGGACCAAACAAGAAGTTTGAAGAAAGTGACATTgacaatcttccttatatgcaAGCTATATTAAAGGAATCACTACGTTTACATCCTCCTCTCCCTTTCTTGATCCCAAGAAGTACAATTCAAGATACTAAGTTCATGGGATATGACATACCAAAAGGTACTCAAGTTTTAGTAAACGTCTGGGCGATTGGAAGAGATCCTGAATGTTGGGACGACCCTATGAGTTTTAAGCCCGAGAGGTTTCTTGGCTCGAAAATAGATGTGAAAGGGCAGAATTATGAGCTTATGCCGTTTGGTGCTGGGCGAAGAATGTGCGTTGGTTTGCCTTTAGGTCATAGGATGATGCATTTTGCTTTGGGATCTTTGCTACACGAATTCGACTGGGAACTTCCTGATGGTGTCTCTCCTAAATCTATCAATATGGATGAAAGTTTGGGGGTTACAGCGAGAAAACGCCACTCTTTGAAAGTAATACCAAAAAAGGCTTGA
- the LOC138904425 gene encoding uncharacterized protein, producing the protein MKQEVKALEDNKTWSRVDLPKGKNTMGSQWVYKLSTSPMEKLRDLRPENSAELVEHAKTILDQQFRVNDLGEIKYFLGIEVLRSKAGILLNQRKYILELISELRLSGAKLAFTPLEANVRLTTAEYDQANGKELGVQVNSPVITFSDSTSTIHIEENLILHERTNHIEIDCHFIRDKIKEGVVKAVHANTKDQQADLLTKGLGTAQHMNLLGKLGVLNFLHSPA; encoded by the exons ATGAAACAGGAGGTCAAAGCTTTGGAAGATAATAAAACATGGAGCAGAGTTGACTTACCAAAAGGAAAGAACACAATGGGCTCACAGTGGGTGTATAAATTAAGTACAAGTCCAATGGAGAAATTGAGAGATTTAAGACCAG AAAATAGTGCAGAGTTAGTTGAACATGCAAAGACTATCCTGGACCAACAATTTAGAGTCAATGATTTAGGAGAAATTAAATATTTCCTAGGCATTGAAGTCCTGAGATCTAAGGCTGGGATTTTACTAAATCAAAGAAAGTACATACTAGAATTAATCTCAGAATTAAGATTGAGTGGAGCTAAGCTTGCCTTTACACCCCTGGAAGCAAATGTCAGACTAACTACTGCTGAATATGATCAAGCAAATGGAAAG GAGTTGGGTGTTCAGGTTAATTCACCGGTGATAACTTTCAGTGACAGTACATCAACCATTCATATTGAAGAGAATCTCATCCTACATGAGAGAACAAACCATATCGAGATTGATTGCCACTTCATtcgagacaagattaaggagggaGTAGTCAAGGCAGTTCATGCGAATACAAAGGATCAACAAGCAGACTTACTAACAAAAGGGCTAGGAACTGCACAACACATGAATCTACTTGGCAAGCTTGGTGTGCTCAATTTCTTGCACTCTCCAGCTTGA